CCTCAACCAAGGCTCGAATTCCGTTTAAAGCATTAAACATAAAATGCGGGTTGAGCTGAGATTTAAGATTGTTAAGTTCAATCTCATTTCTAGAAGCCTCTAGTCTCAGGTTTGCAATTTCCTGCCGCTTGTAATTAAAAAAATAGTGCGCAGTAAAATAGAGTATAGACCATAATACAATCAGCAAACTCCAGTTCAAAACCATGGGGAAAATCTCAGTGAGTTCAGATTTAAAAAAGCTTTGAATTTGAGGGAGCATCAGCTGAATGAGCAAATCGTGGATGGCGAGAAAAATAAATCCAAAGATTACGCCGCTTATTAAAATGCGTGGAATTACTTTAAGTAACCCCATTTTCAGCCAGTTGAATTTTATAATGATTCCTCGGTAAAGGTGGGTGATTAATATCCCAACAAACACGATGAGTAGTGAGGCAATAACGGCTTCGTACGATGCTTGATTGCCAAACAAGTTGTACAGCAGCACAAAAAAGAAATAAATCATCCACCCACATAGCTGGGCGATCCAATACAACGTTTTTCTTTTGTCAGTCATCGATGGTGAAAATAGTAATTTGATGGTTGGAGCATTAAAATTTTACATTGGAGGAAAAAAAAGGGTGAATTTCCTAGGTCATGCATATTTATCCGGTAATGAGCCGGAAATTTTATACGGCAATTTTATCGGAGATGCGGTTAAGGGATCGAACTATAAAAATTACCCCAGCTCCATTGCTAAGGGGATATTGTTGCATAGAAAAATTGATTTCTTCATCGATAGTTATCCAGATTTCAAAGAGGTGAAACAAGAATTGTATCCCTTAGCCTCTAAAATGACTCCGGTAGTTATCGATTTGTGGGTAGACCATATGTTAGCCTGCCAGTGGAAAGATTACCACGCCAAGCCGTTGTTGAACTATGCCGAGTGGGTGTATGATACCGTAGATGAGTTCGCACCGCATCCCGAAAAGGTTAATCTGTTTCTACCTCACATGAAAGAGCATAATTGGTTGTATCAGTATAAAAATGCGGATGGATTTAAATGGGCTTTGGTAAATATTGGCAGACGTATTAAATTCCCCATCTCAATGATTGATGCCGCCGACTTTTGTATCGCGAATAAATCAGCCTTTGAACCAACTTTTAAAACCTACATCAAAAAAGCCAAACGCTATGCGCAAGATTACCTTAGTCCTTCTTAGTTTCCTTTTCATCAGCCCTTTATTTGCACAAAAAGAGGCTCCATGTACTGGGCCAAATCACACCCTATTAGACTTTTGGGTAGGAGATTGGGCTTTAAGCTGGGGGGATAACAAAGTTGGAACCAATAAGATTGAGAAAATTTTGGGTGGCTGCGTAATCGAAGAAAATTTTAAAGGAGATCCAGGTATACCAAACTATTACGGAAAAAGCGTTTCGTCTTACGATGCTACCGATGGCAAATGGAAACAGGTTTGGGTTGACAATGCTGGTGGATGGCTAGACTTTGTTGGGGCTAAAGTTGGCGATGAGGTCCATTTTTCAAGAGAAACAAGAAAAAATGGTGTGAAAATCCTTCAAAGAATGCGTTTCTATAACATCAACTTCAGAAGTTTTGATTGGAGTTGGGAATCTTCAGATAATAATGGCCAAACCTGGAAGGTGGAGTGGGCCATTCATTATGAGCGTTTAAACGGTAAAAAGTAATTTCCACAGGTCTTTGTGGGGGAGGGGCGGATGGTAATTATACCCTTGATATGTGTTGCTTTGTAACTTAAAAAGCTTGGGCTGATTATTGCAAATTTTAAATTCTATCTGCACGTTTCCATAGCTTTGGATAAGCCTTTCGTCGTCCGAGAATTTGGTTTTCGGTTTTAAATACCATTTTTCCCAGCCTATACAATTTCCATTGTCTTCGTGGTGTTCCTCTTTTTTCATCTGCACTACGTAACTGCTTTTTTGCAAATTCTCTACCATCAAGTCGCTGAGGAATCGGAAATAATCGGTTTCGAAATCCTCTATGTGGGTTAGGTAAAATCCATTGCTGCTTTTGCTGTGGTAAAACCCAGCCTCCATTCCTGAATAGTTGGGAGTGTTTTTATTATCGGATACCAATTGAAAAACATTGTCCACAAAGGTTTGCCACACCGAATGTTGTCTGATTTTTTGGAATTTTTCTTTGTGGCGTGTCGATCTATTTAATTCCTGGCTAACTAAAGGTTCGCCTTTTTTTTCAGCATTATTAAATAAACCTTGCAACCAGCTGTTAACATTCATAACGGTATAATAGCTATTTTTCGATGATGAGAAAAATTCAAATACCCAAAACTCACTTTATCGGTGAGAAAGGTGATAAAGAGAACGCGAATACGGCCTGGATGGTTTGCCATGGATACGGCCAGTTAGTAGAATATTTCTCGAAGAAATTTGAAATTCCTGAATTGGATGATCACTATTTGATCTTCCCAGAGGCATCCAATCACTTTTATCTAGAAGGTTTTTCGGGTAAAATAGGAGCAACGTGGATGACGCGTTATAACAGGGAGGAAGCCATAAGTGATCAGCAAATTTATCTTTCGGAAGTAGCACGGGTTTTCGATTTTACCCAATTTAAAACTAGAGTGGTTTTTGGTTTTTCACAAGGTGTGCATACGGTAATACGATGGATACTAGATAGCAAGGTTCGATGCGAATACCTCATTTTGTGGGGTGCGGGGTTACCCGAAGATTATTTCAAGAAGATGCTAGACCAAAAATTGGTTGGTAAGATATTTTTTGTGCTGGGATCTAAAGATGAATTTATTCCCAAGGAAAAGGCGGAAACCTA
This window of the Luteibaculum oceani genome carries:
- a CDS encoding sensor histidine kinase, whose protein sequence is MTDKRKTLYWIAQLCGWMIYFFFVLLYNLFGNQASYEAVIASLLIVFVGILITHLYRGIIIKFNWLKMGLLKVIPRILISGVIFGFIFLAIHDLLIQLMLPQIQSFFKSELTEIFPMVLNWSLLIVLWSILYFTAHYFFNYKRQEIANLRLEASRNEIELNNLKSQLNPHFMFNALNGIRALVEDEPEKAKKAITQLSVLLRAALNIGKQKTIRFSEELELVKNYLALEKMRFEDRLEIVYQIQPAVNSIPFPPLMLQTVVENAVKHGISKLPRGGIIKIEALDQFDSHKIVVTNTGNFQDTASTTEQQGIGLRNTRRRLKLIFGKNASLRIYNETENQVKTEINIPKN
- a CDS encoding acyl carrier protein phosphodiesterase; amino-acid sequence: MVGALKFYIGGKKRVNFLGHAYLSGNEPEILYGNFIGDAVKGSNYKNYPSSIAKGILLHRKIDFFIDSYPDFKEVKQELYPLASKMTPVVIDLWVDHMLACQWKDYHAKPLLNYAEWVYDTVDEFAPHPEKVNLFLPHMKEHNWLYQYKNADGFKWALVNIGRRIKFPISMIDAADFCIANKSAFEPTFKTYIKKAKRYAQDYLSPS
- a CDS encoding alpha/beta hydrolase is translated as MRKIQIPKTHFIGEKGDKENANTAWMVCHGYGQLVEYFSKKFEIPELDDHYLIFPEASNHFYLEGFSGKIGATWMTRYNREEAISDQQIYLSEVARVFDFTQFKTRVVFGFSQGVHTVIRWILDSKVRCEYLILWGAGLPEDYFKKMLDQKLVGKIFFVLGSKDEFIPKEKAETYLSEYKKNGLQFELIWYDGPHDVIPEPLKKVVAAIEKKN